The Desulfovibrio sp. genome has a window encoding:
- a CDS encoding efflux RND transporter periplasmic adaptor subunit, giving the protein MRKRWKWILGLALALVAVAVFVKQGGGDKEPKVLATAEVKTGDVRKVLQATGIVKAQVGAIVRIGARATGTIKEMRVRVGDLVTAGQTIALIDDRELQAQRDQAEATLQKARAEKQRVDDVYPRRIAEADAQLKLAEAQHDYAKANSARQTQLLKQNLVSRDTQEAAMREELVTANTVRARRATLDLTKTEFLKEKIKAEKAVEESDAALATIDTRITYTKIVTPINGVVSQVTTQQGETVVAGLQVANLITVLDPTRLEMWIYVDETDVGQVKPDMPVDFRVDAYPDTVFKGDVDTIYPQPEIRDNIVYYQALVRLSPEEATKLRPEMTTQCQIVVQEKAGVLVIPNSALKWVDNQQAVFLVEGGKAVRVQPELGLSGLHDTEVLSGLSQGQKVATQILLPSSGKKSSAPASGGPPGGAPRGR; this is encoded by the coding sequence ATGCGCAAACGCTGGAAATGGATTCTGGGCCTTGCCCTGGCCCTTGTCGCGGTGGCTGTGTTCGTCAAGCAAGGCGGGGGGGACAAGGAACCCAAGGTTCTGGCCACGGCCGAGGTCAAGACGGGAGACGTGCGCAAGGTGCTCCAGGCCACGGGCATCGTGAAGGCCCAGGTGGGGGCCATCGTGCGCATAGGAGCCAGGGCCACCGGCACCATAAAGGAGATGCGGGTGCGCGTCGGCGACCTGGTCACGGCCGGGCAGACCATCGCCCTCATCGACGACCGCGAGCTCCAGGCCCAGCGCGACCAGGCAGAGGCCACCCTGCAAAAAGCCCGGGCCGAGAAACAGCGCGTGGACGACGTCTACCCCAGGCGCATCGCCGAAGCCGACGCGCAATTAAAGCTGGCCGAAGCCCAGCACGACTACGCCAAGGCCAACTCGGCCCGGCAGACGCAGCTCCTCAAGCAGAACCTGGTCTCTCGCGACACCCAGGAAGCCGCCATGCGCGAGGAACTGGTAACGGCAAACACCGTCCGGGCCAGAAGAGCCACCCTGGACCTCACCAAGACGGAATTTTTGAAGGAAAAGATCAAGGCCGAAAAGGCCGTGGAAGAATCGGACGCGGCCCTGGCCACCATCGACACCCGCATCACCTACACGAAAATAGTAACGCCGATTAACGGCGTGGTGAGCCAGGTGACCACCCAGCAGGGTGAAACCGTGGTCGCGGGATTGCAGGTGGCCAACCTCATCACCGTGCTCGACCCAACGCGCCTTGAGATGTGGATCTACGTGGACGAGACCGACGTGGGCCAGGTGAAGCCGGACATGCCCGTGGACTTTCGCGTGGACGCCTACCCGGACACCGTTTTCAAGGGCGATGTGGACACCATCTACCCCCAGCCGGAAATCCGCGACAACATCGTCTACTATCAGGCCCTGGTGCGCTTAAGCCCCGAGGAAGCCACCAAGCTCAGGCCCGAGATGACCACCCAGTGCCAGATCGTGGTGCAGGAGAAGGCCGGGGTGCTGGTCATCCCCAATTCCGCGCTCAAATGGGTGGACAACCAGCAGGCGGTCTTCTTGGTGGAAGGCGGCAAGGCCGTGCGGGTTCAGCCCGAACTCGGCCTGTCCGGACTGCACGACACCGAGGTTCTCTCCGGGCTCAGCCAGGGCCAGAAAGTGGCCACCCAGATTCTTTTGCCCTCAAGCGGCAAGAAATCGTCGGCGCCCGCAAGCGGAGGCCCTCCGGGCGGCGCGCCCAGGGGCCGGTGA
- a CDS encoding phosphomannomutase/phosphoglucomutase: MKPISPDIFRAYDIRGIVDKDFDPEWVEVFGRACGAYFLKHGFPRAVIGHDTRLSSPEYQVRLAKGMAETGVDVILVGMVSTPVCYFAAKHLDVNAGVMVTASHNPPEFNGFKVIAGPSTIYGDEIQDLYRIMAEGNFPSGKGLITQHDITPSYVSALSSQARLSRPLKVVVDGGNGAGGPVTVDVLEAIGAHVVPIFCEPDGTFPNHHPDPVVEKYMTVLIDRVKAEGAACGIGLDGDGDRLGVVDETGRLMFGDQLLAIYAREVLKDHPGATVIGEVKCSHLTYKDIAAHGGNPVMGATGHSLIKARMQETGAKLAGEMSGHMFFADRYFGYDDATYAALRFLEVLDRNPDKTAGTLLSDWPKTYNTPEIRFDCPEKIKFEVVKRAQEHFRGLYEMIDVDGARIVFDDGWGLIRASNTQPVLVLRFEAQSPKRLDEIRALIETPLRSWIKEMS; the protein is encoded by the coding sequence ATGAAGCCCATCTCGCCAGACATTTTTCGTGCATACGACATCCGAGGGATCGTGGACAAGGACTTTGATCCCGAATGGGTGGAAGTTTTCGGCCGCGCATGCGGCGCATACTTCCTCAAACACGGTTTTCCGCGAGCCGTCATCGGCCACGACACCCGGCTGTCATCCCCTGAGTATCAGGTACGCCTCGCCAAGGGAATGGCTGAAACAGGTGTGGACGTCATTCTTGTGGGCATGGTCTCCACCCCCGTGTGCTATTTCGCGGCCAAGCATCTGGACGTCAACGCGGGGGTGATGGTCACCGCCAGCCATAATCCGCCGGAGTTCAACGGATTCAAGGTGATAGCCGGGCCGTCCACAATCTATGGCGATGAGATCCAGGACCTCTACCGGATCATGGCCGAAGGAAATTTCCCCAGCGGCAAGGGGCTTATCACCCAGCACGACATCACGCCCAGCTATGTTTCCGCCCTCTCCTCCCAGGCCAGGCTCTCGCGTCCGCTGAAGGTGGTGGTCGACGGCGGCAACGGCGCGGGCGGCCCGGTCACGGTGGACGTGTTAGAGGCCATCGGGGCCCACGTGGTGCCCATTTTCTGCGAACCGGACGGAACCTTCCCCAACCACCACCCGGACCCGGTGGTGGAGAAATACATGACCGTGCTCATAGACAGGGTGAAGGCCGAGGGGGCCGCCTGCGGCATCGGCCTGGACGGCGACGGCGACCGCCTGGGCGTGGTGGACGAAACCGGCAGGCTCATGTTCGGCGACCAGCTGCTGGCCATCTACGCCCGCGAAGTGTTGAAGGACCACCCCGGGGCCACGGTCATCGGCGAGGTGAAGTGCTCGCACCTGACCTACAAGGACATCGCGGCCCACGGCGGCAATCCGGTGATGGGAGCCACGGGGCACTCACTCATAAAGGCCCGCATGCAGGAAACCGGGGCCAAGCTCGCGGGCGAAATGAGCGGGCACATGTTTTTCGCTGACCGCTACTTCGGCTACGACGACGCCACCTATGCGGCGCTCAGGTTCCTGGAAGTGCTGGACCGCAACCCGGACAAGACGGCCGGGACCCTGCTTTCGGACTGGCCTAAGACCTACAACACCCCGGAGATCCGCTTCGACTGTCCGGAGAAGATCAAGTTCGAGGTGGTCAAAAGGGCTCAGGAGCATTTTCGCGGTCTGTATGAGATGATCGACGTGGACGGCGCTCGCATAGTGTTCGACGACGGCTGGGGGCTTATCCGGGCCTCCAACACCCAACCAGTGCTGGTGCTTCGCTTCGAAGCGCAAAGCCCCAAACGCCTCGATGAAATCCGCGCCCTCATCGAAACGCCCCTGCGATCCTGGATCAAGGAAATGAGCTGA
- the hflK gene encoding FtsH protease activity modulator HflK, with translation MNWDWEKLQDKRQRQFGSGPDFKNLGDEFKRLTDFNFRVPGGPKLIAIVVVVLWLLSGIYIVEPGEVGVVKRFGAYDRTTGPGPHYHIPFPVESVLTPKVAEIQKVEIGYKTIGQKQDGAFQYKAVPEEALMLTGDDNIVDVQFIVQYQIGEPGEWLFRIQDPRGTTKAAAEAAMREVIGNKTIDSVLTSGKLEIQNTTKELLQSILDRYNSGVTVVAVQLQDVHAPKDVMEAFKDVASAMEDKNRVINEAEAYSNDIIPKARGQAASMLNDAQAYKESVVRKARGEAARFLSILAEYNKAKDITKERMFIETMETIFANPELEKIILSDEALKHAVPYLPLDRQGRVKAGDKGGK, from the coding sequence ATGAACTGGGATTGGGAAAAACTGCAGGACAAACGGCAGCGGCAATTCGGCTCGGGGCCTGATTTCAAGAACCTGGGCGATGAGTTCAAACGCTTAACCGATTTCAATTTCCGAGTCCCCGGCGGGCCGAAGTTGATTGCTATTGTCGTGGTAGTCTTATGGCTACTCTCGGGTATCTACATCGTCGAACCGGGCGAGGTCGGCGTGGTGAAGCGCTTCGGCGCCTATGACCGCACCACCGGGCCTGGGCCGCACTACCACATACCCTTTCCGGTGGAAAGCGTGCTGACCCCCAAGGTGGCGGAAATCCAAAAGGTGGAAATCGGTTATAAGACCATCGGCCAGAAACAGGATGGAGCCTTCCAGTACAAAGCCGTTCCCGAGGAAGCGCTCATGCTCACGGGCGACGACAACATCGTGGATGTGCAGTTCATCGTGCAGTACCAGATCGGCGAGCCCGGCGAGTGGCTCTTCCGTATACAAGACCCGAGGGGAACCACGAAGGCGGCTGCCGAAGCGGCCATGCGCGAGGTCATCGGCAACAAGACCATCGACTCCGTGCTGACATCCGGAAAGCTCGAAATCCAGAACACCACCAAGGAACTCCTGCAGTCCATCCTGGACCGCTACAACTCCGGCGTCACGGTGGTGGCCGTGCAGCTCCAGGACGTGCACGCTCCCAAGGACGTCATGGAGGCGTTCAAGGACGTGGCCAGCGCCATGGAAGACAAGAACCGGGTGATAAACGAGGCCGAGGCCTACTCCAACGACATCATTCCCAAGGCCCGCGGCCAGGCGGCGTCCATGCTGAACGACGCCCAGGCCTACAAGGAATCCGTGGTGCGCAAGGCCAGGGGCGAAGCGGCCAGGTTCCTTTCCATTCTGGCCGAATACAACAAGGCCAAGGACATCACCAAGGAACGCATGTTCATCGAGACCATGGAGACAATCTTCGCCAATCCCGAGCTTGAGAAGATCATCCTGTCGGACGAGGCGCTCAAGCATGCCGTGCCCTACCTCCCCCTGGACCGCCAGGGCCGTGTGAAAGCCGGCGACAAGGGAGGGAAATAG
- the hflC gene encoding protease modulator HflC has translation MRRIVILALSGLVAAILVMQSMFTVDETQQAIVLQLGKPIGGTLGPGLHFKLPFIQNVVYIDSRVLNYEANPAEVLTKEKKALVVDNYAKWRIVDPLLYYRTLRTEGRAKARLDDLIYAEVRVAIGSYSMEEVVSSRRAEIMAIVTSNVNETVKNFGLQIMDVRVKRTDLPAQNEKAIFGRMKAERERQAKLYRSEGQEESAKIKSGSDRERTVLLAEAQRESEVLRGQGDAEATKTYAESLGQSPEFYSFMRSMEAYKKSLHDNGRVIMTPGSGFMRYIK, from the coding sequence ATGCGCAGAATAGTCATTCTCGCCCTGTCGGGCCTGGTCGCGGCAATCCTGGTCATGCAGTCCATGTTCACCGTGGACGAAACCCAGCAGGCCATCGTCCTGCAACTGGGCAAGCCCATAGGCGGCACCCTGGGGCCTGGGCTGCACTTCAAGCTGCCCTTCATCCAGAACGTGGTCTACATCGATTCGCGGGTCTTGAACTACGAGGCCAACCCCGCCGAGGTGCTCACCAAGGAGAAGAAGGCCCTGGTGGTGGACAACTACGCTAAGTGGCGCATCGTGGACCCGCTGCTTTACTACCGCACGCTGCGCACCGAAGGACGGGCCAAGGCCCGCCTGGACGACCTCATCTACGCCGAAGTCCGTGTGGCCATCGGCAGCTATTCCATGGAGGAGGTGGTCTCTTCGCGCCGGGCCGAAATCATGGCCATCGTCACCAGCAACGTGAACGAGACCGTGAAGAACTTCGGGTTGCAGATCATGGACGTGCGCGTCAAACGCACGGACCTTCCGGCCCAGAACGAGAAGGCCATCTTCGGGCGCATGAAGGCCGAACGCGAGCGCCAGGCCAAGCTCTACCGCTCCGAGGGCCAGGAGGAGTCGGCCAAGATCAAGTCCGGATCGGACAGGGAGCGGACAGTGCTTTTGGCCGAGGCCCAGCGTGAGTCCGAGGTCCTGCGCGGCCAGGGCGACGCCGAGGCCACCAAGACCTACGCCGAGTCCCTGGGCCAGTCTCCCGAGTTCTACAGCTTCATGCGCAGCATGGAGGCCTACAAGAAATCCCTGCACGACAACGGCAGGGTGATCATGACCCCGGGCTCCGGCTTCATGCGCTACATCAAATAG
- the secF gene encoding protein translocase subunit SecF: MGFELIKPNVNFDFLGYRKYAYILSALLVLAGIASLVIKGGPRYGVDFAGGMTIQLKFAKTVTPDEIKKPLDSAGLPHLTVQRMGQDKDNSFLISASEKGEPLEQVRVKVDQALKASMGEGAFEVQRLEVVGPKVGEDLKAGALNAIFWAVLLIAVYISWRFEQRGLVAAISMAAGLGVGVWAFRQLGLSSGYLIIGAMAITLILCWVLKLKFALGALVADIHDIVLTIGFFSIFDLEFDLTVVAALLTILGYSLNDTIIVYDRIRERLHGSKDEPLISLINSAVNQTLSRTMLTSLITLFTVVALFLFGGSVLRDFALAMIIGVVTGTYSSVFIASPILADLGSGLDSLQQDEPQLKGGKA; this comes from the coding sequence ATGGGATTTGAGCTCATCAAGCCGAACGTCAACTTCGATTTTCTCGGCTACCGCAAGTACGCCTACATACTCTCGGCCCTGCTGGTGCTGGCCGGAATCGCATCCCTGGTGATCAAGGGCGGACCACGCTACGGCGTGGATTTCGCCGGCGGCATGACCATCCAGCTCAAATTCGCCAAGACGGTCACCCCGGACGAAATCAAGAAGCCCCTGGACTCCGCCGGGCTTCCCCACCTCACGGTGCAGCGCATGGGCCAGGACAAGGATAACTCCTTTCTGATAAGCGCCTCCGAAAAGGGCGAGCCCCTGGAACAGGTGCGCGTGAAGGTCGACCAGGCTCTGAAGGCCAGCATGGGCGAGGGCGCGTTTGAAGTGCAGCGTCTGGAAGTGGTCGGACCCAAGGTGGGCGAGGACCTGAAAGCAGGGGCGCTCAACGCCATATTTTGGGCCGTGCTCCTCATTGCCGTCTACATTTCATGGCGGTTCGAGCAACGCGGGCTGGTGGCCGCGATTTCCATGGCCGCGGGTCTGGGCGTTGGCGTCTGGGCCTTTCGGCAGTTGGGCCTTTCCTCCGGCTATTTGATCATCGGGGCGATGGCCATCACCCTCATCTTGTGCTGGGTGCTCAAGCTCAAGTTCGCCCTAGGCGCGCTGGTGGCGGACATCCACGACATCGTGCTCACCATCGGCTTCTTCTCCATTTTCGACCTGGAGTTCGACCTGACCGTGGTGGCGGCGCTGCTGACCATTCTTGGCTACTCGCTTAACGACACCATCATCGTGTACGACCGCATCCGCGAACGCCTGCACGGCTCCAAGGATGAACCGTTGATCTCGCTTATTAACAGCGCCGTGAACCAGACCCTTTCGCGCACCATGCTCACCTCGCTCATCACCCTGTTCACGGTGGTCGCCCTTTTCCTCTTCGGCGGCAGCGTGCTCAGAGATTTCGCCCTGGCCATGATCATCGGCGTGGTCACCGGCACCTATTCCTCGGTCTTCATAGCCAGTCCGATTCTGGCGGACCTGGGGTCGGGTCTTGACTCGCTTCAGCAGGACGAACCACAGCTCAAGGGCGGAAAGGCGTGA
- the tatC gene encoding twin-arginine translocase subunit TatC, with protein sequence MSLLEHLEELRSRLTRAILAALVGFGISFAFAERILEILLHPLKTVLPPKSELITTALTEGFFISMKAAFVAGIFLVSPYIFYQIWSFIAPGLYENERKLAIPVAFFTALCFVSGACFGYFVVFPYGFTFLANYAADVVTLMPKLSEYYSFCMGLLFAFGIIFEMPVFIFFLARLGVVDHIWLRKKRRWAIVVFFIVAAILTPTPDAVNQILMAAPMVVLYEVSIWVAYFFGKKKSADENLPAVPEDGAGEGGTPDDAGPGGASGTAPPSDAALDEAHASENPGGDAGSTPAVDAPADPHEAEREAHEQAALGHDLEKGSAPQDAPVQDAALEAAPAQQAAGASVPEATPALEPAAEAQDKAQAAAPAACGEAAVFTETPASSETGSGQPAPAVEGAPVGATGGVDDKADQGVHKGDPKAAGDVKN encoded by the coding sequence ATGAGCCTCCTGGAACACCTGGAAGAGCTCCGTTCGCGCCTGACGCGCGCGATCCTTGCGGCCCTGGTGGGCTTCGGGATCAGCTTCGCCTTTGCCGAGCGCATCCTGGAGATTCTGCTCCACCCGTTGAAGACTGTTCTGCCTCCCAAGAGCGAGCTTATCACCACCGCCCTGACCGAAGGGTTCTTCATCTCCATGAAGGCCGCTTTTGTGGCGGGCATTTTCCTGGTAAGCCCCTATATTTTTTACCAGATATGGAGTTTTATAGCGCCCGGGCTCTATGAGAACGAGCGCAAGCTGGCCATTCCCGTGGCCTTCTTCACCGCGCTCTGCTTCGTATCCGGGGCCTGCTTCGGCTACTTCGTGGTCTTTCCCTACGGTTTCACCTTCCTGGCCAACTATGCGGCGGACGTTGTCACGCTCATGCCCAAGCTCTCAGAATACTATTCGTTCTGCATGGGGCTTCTGTTCGCCTTCGGCATCATCTTCGAGATGCCGGTGTTCATCTTCTTCCTGGCCCGGCTCGGCGTTGTGGATCACATCTGGCTCAGGAAAAAGCGCCGATGGGCCATCGTGGTCTTTTTCATCGTGGCCGCGATTCTCACTCCCACTCCGGACGCAGTGAACCAGATTCTCATGGCCGCCCCCATGGTGGTTCTCTACGAAGTGAGCATCTGGGTGGCCTATTTCTTCGGCAAGAAAAAGTCCGCTGACGAGAACCTGCCCGCCGTCCCCGAAGATGGGGCCGGGGAGGGCGGAACTCCGGATGATGCCGGCCCGGGCGGTGCTTCCGGAACGGCCCCGCCGTCCGACGCGGCCCTTGATGAAGCCCATGCCTCGGAAAATCCTGGTGGCGATGCAGGGAGCACACCCGCTGTGGATGCTCCGGCTGACCCGCACGAGGCCGAGCGCGAAGCCCACGAGCAGGCGGCCCTGGGGCACGACCTTGAGAAGGGAAGTGCACCCCAGGATGCACCTGTCCAGGATGCGGCTCTTGAGGCCGCTCCCGCTCAGCAGGCCGCCGGCGCATCTGTTCCCGAGGCAACACCGGCTTTGGAACCCGCTGCTGAGGCCCAGGACAAGGCTCAGGCCGCCGCCCCGGCGGCGTGCGGCGAGGCCGCAGTGTTCACCGAAACTCCGGCCAGCTCTGAAACGGGATCGGGCCAGCCCGCTCCCGCCGTGGAGGGTGCTCCGGTTGGCGCCACTGGCGGAGTGGATGACAAAGCGGACCAGGGCGTCCACAAGGGCGACCCGAAAGCTGCCGGCGACGTAAAGAACTAG
- a CDS encoding ABC transporter ATP-binding protein: MIRLENIAKSYSQGDMNTQVLKGINLTIDAGEFVALQGPSGSGKSTLLHIIGLLDRASSGQYFLRGQDVSELTDDALSDLRNRAIGFVFQSFYLIPYATALDNVMLPGLYSDTPQAELRERAQTLLGQVGLADRMRHKPSQLSGGQQQRVALARAMLNNPDLILADEPTGQLDSKTSAEIMNLFAEVNALGKTIIVVTHDEETASYAKRRVLVLDGTVA; this comes from the coding sequence TTGATTCGTCTCGAAAACATCGCCAAGTCCTATTCCCAAGGCGATATGAACACCCAGGTGCTCAAGGGGATAAACCTCACCATCGATGCCGGGGAGTTCGTGGCTCTCCAGGGCCCCTCCGGTTCCGGCAAGTCCACTCTTCTGCACATCATCGGCCTCTTGGACCGTGCATCCTCCGGGCAGTATTTCCTTCGCGGCCAGGATGTTTCGGAACTTACCGACGACGCCCTCTCGGACCTGCGCAACAGGGCCATCGGCTTCGTGTTCCAGAGCTTCTACCTCATTCCCTATGCCACCGCCCTGGACAACGTCATGCTGCCCGGGCTCTACAGCGACACGCCCCAGGCCGAGCTGCGCGAAAGGGCGCAGACGCTTCTTGGCCAGGTGGGCCTGGCCGACCGCATGCGCCACAAACCTTCCCAGCTCTCCGGCGGCCAGCAGCAGCGCGTGGCCCTGGCCCGGGCCATGCTCAACAACCCGGACCTCATCCTGGCTGACGAACCCACCGGACAGCTCGATTCCAAAACCTCAGCGGAAATCATGAACCTCTTCGCCGAGGTCAATGCCCTGGGCAAGACCATCATCGTCGTCACCCACGACGAGGAGACCGCCAGCTATGCCAAACGCCGCGTCCTGGTCCTGGACGGCACTGTCGCATGA
- a CDS encoding ABC transporter permease, which translates to MPNAASWSWTALSHDAARRAKMVWRILGMALGALWAFKLRSFFVVLAVALGIAALTIIIASVDGARRKALEIVEWFGPDAVLVFGGNIETRAVGQRFLTLTWNDAQTIERSLPGTYMVVPMRSKSSVTLRFENRNMVTPVVVGATADYAKAWNWPLAEGRDLTEDDVKHSAKVCIIGDYPAKELFGDESPIGQVILVQDLPVQVIGRLAYRGFSPGSGGVSVDDRIIMPLTTLTQRFHLERRFFRALRVKFIEPELMDDHMENLRSLLRHNHKLKPEDPDDFSILSASEILKFLTMITGGIMVFLGITAGAAIVVGGFVLANLLFLSVSERQQEIGLKKAMGATSAAITIQFLSEAVLLTLLGAFIGIGIGIGMGQLLAKLGFLEIQLSVKLFVLALLSAIAIALVFGLKPARKAASLDPIDALRGGE; encoded by the coding sequence ATGCCAAACGCCGCGTCCTGGTCCTGGACGGCACTGTCGCATGACGCGGCGCGCCGGGCCAAGATGGTCTGGCGCATCCTGGGCATGGCCTTGGGGGCGCTGTGGGCTTTCAAGCTCCGTTCCTTCTTCGTCGTGCTGGCCGTGGCTCTGGGCATAGCCGCCCTGACCATCATCATCGCCTCGGTGGACGGCGCCAGGAGAAAAGCCCTGGAAATAGTGGAGTGGTTCGGCCCGGACGCCGTGCTGGTGTTCGGGGGCAACATCGAGACCAGGGCTGTGGGCCAGCGGTTCTTGACGCTCACCTGGAACGACGCGCAGACCATCGAGCGGTCCCTGCCCGGGACCTACATGGTGGTGCCCATGCGCTCAAAAAGCTCCGTCACCCTGCGCTTTGAAAACCGCAACATGGTGACTCCGGTTGTTGTGGGCGCCACGGCGGACTACGCCAAGGCCTGGAACTGGCCCCTGGCCGAGGGCCGGGATCTCACCGAGGACGACGTGAAGCATTCCGCCAAGGTCTGCATCATCGGCGACTATCCGGCCAAGGAGCTTTTCGGGGACGAATCGCCCATCGGGCAGGTGATCCTGGTTCAGGACCTCCCGGTGCAGGTCATCGGCCGCCTGGCCTATCGAGGATTCTCTCCCGGCAGCGGCGGTGTCTCCGTGGACGACCGCATCATCATGCCGCTTACCACCCTGACCCAGCGATTCCACCTGGAGCGGAGGTTCTTCCGGGCGTTGCGGGTGAAGTTCATCGAACCGGAGCTGATGGACGACCACATGGAGAATCTCCGGTCGCTTCTGCGCCATAACCACAAGCTGAAACCTGAAGATCCGGACGATTTTTCCATTCTCTCGGCCAGCGAGATCCTCAAGTTCCTGACCATGATAACCGGCGGCATCATGGTGTTTCTGGGCATCACGGCCGGAGCGGCAATAGTGGTTGGCGGGTTCGTTCTGGCGAATCTGCTGTTTCTTTCGGTGAGCGAGCGCCAGCAGGAGATCGGACTCAAAAAAGCCATGGGCGCCACTTCGGCCGCGATCACGATTCAATTCTTAAGCGAGGCGGTGTTGCTCACCCTGTTGGGCGCGTTCATCGGCATCGGCATCGGCATCGGCATGGGCCAGCTTCTTGCCAAACTGGGTTTTCTGGAGATCCAATTGTCCGTGAAGCTCTTTGTTCTGGCCCTTCTTTCGGCCATTGCCATAGCCCTGGTGTTCGGGCTCAAACCCGCGCGCAAGGCCGCGTCCCTGGACCCTATCGATGCCCTGCGGGGCGGTGAGTAG
- a CDS encoding class I SAM-dependent methyltransferase, whose product MDQALRMDRMYTVQRHFYDATRRYYLLGRDRLLQRLPVPLGGSVLELGCGTGRNLAELRQLRPDLRLCGLDVSERMLETAQRKLSGQDVKLATCPAEELDPKSHFGSEELFDAVFYSYSLSMIPNWNKALEAGWAALKTGGTLAVVDFWGQGGLPAWLEWMHTRWLGLFKVQFRPELITYLREMEKQGRGWMELESVRKGYAFLAWVRKLTA is encoded by the coding sequence ATGGATCAGGCGCTTCGCATGGACCGGATGTATACCGTCCAGCGGCACTTCTACGACGCCACGAGGCGGTACTACCTGCTCGGCCGCGACAGGCTGCTCCAAAGGCTGCCTGTGCCCCTTGGGGGATCGGTATTGGAGCTTGGCTGCGGCACGGGACGCAACCTGGCGGAACTCAGGCAACTTCGTCCCGACCTCCGGCTTTGCGGCCTGGACGTATCCGAGCGGATGCTGGAAACGGCGCAACGCAAGCTGTCGGGGCAGGATGTGAAGCTGGCCACGTGTCCGGCCGAAGAACTCGACCCCAAATCCCACTTCGGCTCGGAAGAACTATTCGACGCGGTGTTCTACTCCTACTCCCTCTCCATGATCCCCAACTGGAACAAGGCGCTGGAAGCCGGTTGGGCTGCCCTCAAAACCGGCGGGACTTTGGCCGTTGTGGACTTCTGGGGCCAGGGCGGCCTTCCCGCCTGGCTGGAATGGATGCACACGCGCTGGCTGGGGCTCTTCAAGGTGCAATTCAGGCCGGAGCTCATCACGTATCTTCGGGAAATGGAGAAACAGGGTCGGGGCTGGATGGAGCTAGAATCCGTGCGCAAGGGCTACGCATTTCTGGCCTGGGTCAGAAAGCTCACGGCCTGA
- a CDS encoding BtaA family protein → MSQSCAGLLKAAVRQSPAFSGQGILERLFCHWFSGFVYNQIWEDPRTDIEAMALQPHHRVLTIASGGCNICHYLLEGVESVTAVDLNIHHVHLSRLKLEAARRLPTHEAFFRFFGHADDNANIWAFTRHIEPHLPADTAKYWQTSASPWGGPRITMFAQNLYEHARMGQFLRMLRNVCRLSGRNPERILEAKNREEQRAIYTRELEPLLTGRLAKFFSKYAIAVFSLGIPPQQYRALAREYPDGVLKTYRKRVEKLACGFDLSDNPFAWQAFGRRYDKIKRQAIPDYLRQDNFQALKSSVDRASVVHDSLDSHLRKQPARSLDRFVLLDSQDWMTPEALRVLWGEMERTARPGARVIFRTAGKQSPVETTISHPHRSRFHYQQALSLDLTRSDRSCIYGGFHLYVMED, encoded by the coding sequence ATGTCACAATCCTGCGCTGGCCTGCTCAAGGCAGCCGTACGCCAAAGCCCTGCCTTCTCCGGGCAGGGCATCCTGGAACGCCTCTTCTGTCACTGGTTTTCCGGCTTCGTCTACAACCAGATATGGGAAGACCCCCGCACGGACATCGAGGCCATGGCATTACAGCCTCACCACCGTGTCCTGACCATCGCCTCCGGGGGCTGCAACATCTGCCACTATCTGCTTGAGGGGGTTGAGTCTGTCACCGCGGTGGACTTGAACATCCACCACGTCCACCTGAGCCGCTTGAAGCTCGAGGCGGCCCGGCGCCTGCCCACCCACGAGGCGTTTTTCAGGTTCTTCGGCCATGCCGACGACAACGCCAACATATGGGCCTTCACGCGCCACATCGAGCCCCATCTCCCCGCAGACACCGCGAAGTATTGGCAAACAAGCGCCTCGCCGTGGGGCGGGCCGCGCATCACCATGTTCGCGCAGAACCTCTACGAACACGCCCGCATGGGGCAGTTTCTCCGGATGCTGCGCAACGTCTGCCGCTTGAGCGGGCGCAACCCCGAGCGCATTCTGGAAGCAAAGAACAGAGAAGAGCAACGCGCAATATACACAAGAGAGCTTGAGCCCCTGCTCACCGGAAGGCTGGCTAAATTTTTCTCCAAGTATGCGATCGCGGTGTTCAGCCTCGGCATCCCGCCTCAACAATACCGGGCGCTCGCAAGGGAATACCCCGACGGCGTTCTTAAGACCTACCGCAAGCGGGTTGAAAAACTGGCCTGCGGCTTCGACTTAAGCGACAACCCCTTCGCCTGGCAGGCCTTCGGCCGCCGCTACGACAAGATCAAGCGCCAGGCAATTCCCGACTACCTGCGCCAGGATAATTTTCAGGCGCTCAAATCCTCGGTTGACCGGGCCAGCGTGGTTCACGACAGCCTGGACAGCCACCTTCGCAAACAGCCCGCCCGCAGCCTGGACCGCTTCGTCCTCCTGGATTCGCAGGACTGGATGACCCCGGAAGCCTTGCGGGTGTTGTGGGGCGAGATGGAACGGACAGCCAGGCCCGGGGCGCGGGTTATCTTCCGCACGGCCGGGAAACAATCGCCGGTGGAGACCACCATCTCGCATCCCCATCGTAGCCGATTCCATTACCAACAGGCTCTGTCACTCGACCTGACCCGGTCGGACCGCTCCTGCATCTATGGAGGCTTCCACCTCTACGTCATGGAGGATTGA